The DNA region CCGCTCAAGAATACGTTAAACCGTAAAAAAAGCGAAGGtctgacctttttttttaatctttagCTCCGCACTCTGGTGCTTTATATAGCGGGGACGGACAAGTTCGCGGTCAACATTAAGCTGGACGGCGTAAAAATTCAATCGTCAATAGAAGCAATCCGCACGGGTACACAACGCGAAAAGCGCATCACGCAGACCGTTAAACCGCGATagagagagcacacacacacacgagcgcacGCTCCGCGATGGTGTAATTGTAAAGCAATTGAATCTTCAATTgcctaccaccaccaccaccatcaccattggCGACCGAAAAACAATCTCACAATCAAACCGAGCCGCGCCAGCATCGCGCgcagcgcacacacagaggcCTTTCTCTCGgtgcgcacgcacacagcccCAGTACCGGgcgtgtaccgatcagggcgCACCACTCGCATCTCTTTATTTGCAAGCCGTGCACGATCCGGCCAGATCAGTACGTGCGAGTCGATTGAACGgtgcgaacgcgcgcgcgtgtggtCCAAGTGCGCACAAGCAAACTTTACCAGACacgggcacacacatacagacagaTGCGATCATGTCGCTCACGGTGGAGCTGTTCGATCTTCCGGCACACCAGTTCCGGGTGTTTTGGGGCGCCTCCGGCAGCATGTGGCAGTCGCTGTGGGACCGTTTCCTCGACTTCACCggtacgtgtgtttgtgtgtgtatgtgtgggcgTGAGTGTGCATCACATCCAgcaatcacaacaacaacaacaacaacaacggcaccATCAACCGATCACAACACGATAATAATCTTATCGTTGAGCCGCTTTTCAAAACGCATTTTAGTTCGCCATGGCCCAATTTATGAACATTttctcccctctctctctctctctctctctctctctctctctctctccccccccccccccttcccgtACAGGTGATAACCCGCTCGCCCTTTGGACCGTCGGGTCGTACGTGTACACCTCGCTGGTCTACTGGAGCATCGGGCTGGCCTACACGCTGCTGGACGTGACCGGGCGGCCGGCGGCCCTGCGCCGGTACAAGGTGCAGCCCGGCACGAACGAACCGGTCGACCCAGCCCGGCTGCGCACCGTCATCCGGCAGGTGCTGTTCAACCAGTTCTGCACCGGGCTGCCGTTGCTCTTCCTCATGTACTACCTGCTGCCGGGGCAGACGCGCGACACGATCCGCCAGCTGCCCACCTTCGTGACGGTCGTCTGGCAGCTCGCCGTGTGCATCCTGATCGAGGAGGTGATGTTCTACTACAGCCACCGGTTGCTGCACGACGGCCGCATCTACCGGTACATCCACAAGCGGCACCACGAGTGGACGGCCCCGATCGCGATCACCGCGATGTACGCGCACCCGGTCGAGAACGTGCTCAGCAATCTGCTGCCGATTGCGGTCGGCGTGTGGACGACCGGGT from Anopheles coluzzii chromosome X, AcolN3, whole genome shotgun sequence includes:
- the LOC120955223 gene encoding fatty acid hydroxylase domain-containing protein 2-like gives rise to the protein MSLTVELFDLPAHQFRVFWGASGSMWQSLWDRFLDFTGDNPLALWTVGSYVYTSLVYWSIGLAYTLLDVTGRPAALRRYKVQPGTNEPVDPARLRTVIRQVLFNQFCTGLPLLFLMYYLLPGQTRDTIRQLPTFVTVVWQLAVCILIEEVMFYYSHRLLHDGRIYRYIHKRHHEWTAPIAITAMYAHPVENVLSNLLPIAVGVWTTGCHISVAWLWFTLAISNTLHVHSGYHLPLLPSPEQHDFHHLKFNQCYGVLGVLDWLHGTSEMFHRSKQAKRDYIMTSLEPVRETHPDQ